The following are from one region of the Polyangiaceae bacterium genome:
- a CDS encoding PEGA domain-containing protein — MRSLFVAFFFAICLFAPGASAADDERAVQLFNQGRDAIVRNDFNKAYAALSEAWKLKQSYDIAALLGQSELQLGKYTAAAEHLSASLRAFPSTGDARKKKAAVEALLVKAKQHVAEVTVTVSQDGADVLLDGAAVGRSPLEAPLYLDAGEHRLSARAHGFEDATETVAVTAGSVKSVSLQLEAETPKPAGGGGAGGAGAGSGAGGGAAAPGGTQHPGAEGGAPTWVLVTGGALAVVGLGVGIGYALRANATQSEIDDAKPRAQKECAAPRSSAWCQELGDTIDRRDQSRNIALAGFVGAGAFAAATAGAAVFWPTEESSKGAVVVPQLGTRGAGVAVVGSF, encoded by the coding sequence TTGCGTTCCCTCTTCGTTGCGTTCTTCTTCGCCATTTGCCTGTTCGCGCCCGGCGCCAGCGCCGCGGACGACGAGCGTGCGGTCCAGCTCTTCAACCAAGGTCGTGACGCGATCGTGCGGAACGACTTCAACAAGGCCTACGCCGCGCTTTCCGAAGCGTGGAAGCTCAAGCAGAGCTACGACATTGCGGCGCTGCTTGGGCAAAGCGAGCTGCAGCTCGGAAAGTACACGGCAGCAGCGGAGCACCTGAGCGCTTCGTTGCGGGCGTTTCCGTCGACGGGTGACGCGCGCAAGAAGAAAGCCGCCGTGGAGGCGCTGTTGGTGAAGGCGAAGCAGCACGTGGCGGAGGTGACGGTGACGGTGAGTCAAGACGGCGCGGACGTGCTGCTCGACGGAGCGGCCGTTGGGCGCTCGCCGCTGGAGGCGCCACTGTACCTGGACGCCGGCGAGCATCGGCTCAGCGCGCGAGCGCACGGTTTTGAGGACGCGACGGAAACGGTCGCGGTGACGGCGGGTAGCGTGAAGAGCGTCTCGCTGCAGCTCGAGGCCGAGACGCCGAAGCCGGCAGGGGGTGGAGGCGCGGGCGGGGCCGGTGCGGGTTCCGGAGCTGGCGGAGGGGCTGCCGCGCCGGGTGGCACGCAGCACCCCGGCGCGGAGGGTGGCGCGCCGACCTGGGTACTGGTGACGGGAGGCGCGCTGGCGGTGGTCGGTCTGGGTGTGGGCATCGGGTACGCGCTCCGAGCAAATGCCACGCAGTCAGAGATCGACGACGCGAAGCCGCGCGCTCAGAAGGAGTGCGCCGCGCCAAGAAGCAGCGCATGGTGTCAGGAACTGGGCGACACCATCGATCGGCGGGATCAATCGCGGAACATCGCGCTGGCCGGGTTCGTCGGCGCCGGTGCCTTCGCGGCGGCGACGGCGGGCGCGGCCGTCTTTTGGCCCACGGAAGAATCGTCGAAGGGGGCGGTTGTGGTGCCGCAACTCGGGACACGAGGCGCGGGCGTTGCGGTTGTCGGTAGCTTCTGA
- a CDS encoding sulfatase, with amino-acid sequence MRRTAALLLLLGAVACDRHERSRAEPTKPKASARLPEAPPPPPPRPHPKNLLLITVDALRADMPWLGYPRDIAPNLTRIAKRSVVYTHAYALSSYTSMSLAGLMTGRYPSEIPRDGRATSSFGEEATMLAEVLQKDGFVTIGVHGHVYFLGATGINQGFSDWRVLPRITTMPARDGHVTDDKLADMMIEALDERAKGKAKQRFFAWVHFMDPHFSYARHEGYPRFTGAPSKAVPPGVKLDEIGQGLRNQYDGEVVFTDAQVGRLVDHVRAAPWGKDTAIVVTADHGEAFGEHKSYFEHGFLLYDVTTRVPLLFDVPGVKAGTIDARRSHIDLARTLFELLGQKAPQSFRGKSLVPELVREVRPGPEDVIIDMPYTDQTPRRRALIHKGKKLVVTETDPEPLLFDLDRDPGEQEDLTPKGGPLLTDMQARWKKANDALPDFDAPRRSRRQY; translated from the coding sequence GTGAGGCGCACCGCCGCCCTCTTGCTGCTGCTCGGCGCGGTCGCCTGCGATCGCCACGAGAGGTCCCGCGCCGAACCGACAAAACCCAAGGCCTCGGCCAGGCTGCCCGAAGCGCCTCCCCCTCCCCCGCCGCGCCCCCACCCGAAGAACCTGCTCTTGATCACGGTGGACGCGCTGCGGGCGGACATGCCGTGGCTCGGCTACCCGCGGGACATCGCTCCGAACCTGACCCGCATCGCGAAGCGCAGCGTGGTGTACACCCACGCCTACGCGCTCTCGAGCTACACCAGCATGTCCCTGGCGGGGCTGATGACCGGGCGTTATCCGTCGGAGATCCCGCGGGATGGACGCGCGACGAGCAGCTTCGGGGAAGAGGCGACGATGCTCGCCGAGGTGCTGCAAAAAGACGGGTTCGTTACCATCGGTGTGCACGGCCACGTGTATTTCTTGGGCGCCACCGGCATCAACCAGGGCTTTTCGGATTGGCGCGTGCTGCCGCGCATCACCACCATGCCCGCCCGCGATGGCCACGTCACCGACGACAAGCTCGCCGACATGATGATCGAGGCGCTGGACGAACGCGCGAAGGGGAAAGCGAAACAGCGCTTCTTCGCCTGGGTGCATTTCATGGACCCGCACTTCAGCTACGCGCGGCACGAAGGCTATCCACGTTTCACCGGCGCGCCGAGCAAGGCCGTGCCCCCGGGAGTGAAGCTCGACGAGATCGGCCAGGGCCTCAGAAACCAGTACGACGGCGAGGTGGTGTTCACGGACGCGCAGGTGGGGCGCCTCGTCGATCACGTGCGCGCGGCGCCGTGGGGCAAGGACACGGCCATCGTGGTGACGGCGGACCACGGCGAAGCCTTCGGCGAGCACAAGAGCTACTTCGAGCACGGCTTCTTGCTGTACGACGTGACGACGCGGGTGCCGCTCCTGTTCGACGTGCCGGGAGTGAAGGCCGGCACCATAGACGCGCGGCGCAGCCACATCGATCTGGCCCGCACCCTCTTCGAGCTCCTGGGTCAGAAGGCGCCGCAGAGCTTTCGCGGCAAGAGCCTGGTGCCGGAGCTGGTGCGCGAGGTGCGGCCGGGCCCGGAGGACGTGATCATCGACATGCCCTACACGGATCAGACGCCGCGGCGCCGCGCTCTCATCCACAAGGGGAAGAAGCTCGTCGTGACGGAGACGGATCCGGAGCCGCTGCTGTTCGACCTGGATCGCGATCCTGGCGAGCAAGAGGACCTGACGCCCAAGGGCGGACCGCTGCTCACGGACATGCAGGCGCGCTGGAAGAAGGCCAACGACGCCCTGCCGGATTTTGACGCCCCCCGGCGATCTCGGCGGCAATACTGA
- a CDS encoding GNAT family N-acetyltransferase, giving the protein MAYVVDASADDVAAGLPTVIAFYTLSMAAVVSADVGSVMEKKLPRYPMPVALIGRLAVDDRARGRRLGEALLLDALYRVTAAAEIVGCLGIIVDAKDEDGKRFYEKYDFVTVDASSWPRRMFLPIGVARAAVSDQ; this is encoded by the coding sequence TTGGCCTACGTGGTGGATGCGTCGGCTGACGACGTTGCGGCCGGGCTTCCCACGGTCATCGCCTTCTACACGCTGAGCATGGCCGCCGTCGTGTCCGCCGATGTTGGCTCTGTGATGGAGAAGAAGCTTCCTCGCTACCCGATGCCGGTTGCGCTGATCGGCCGGCTTGCTGTCGACGACCGTGCTCGAGGACGGCGCCTGGGTGAGGCTCTCCTACTTGATGCTCTGTACCGGGTGACCGCAGCCGCGGAGATCGTCGGTTGCCTGGGGATCATCGTCGACGCCAAGGACGAGGACGGCAAGCGCTTCTACGAGAAGTATGACTTCGTCACGGTAGATGCATCGTCCTGGCCGCGCCGGATGTTCCTGCCGATCGGCGTGGCGCGAGCAGCTGTTAGCGACCAGTAG
- a CDS encoding serine/threonine protein kinase produces MERAAAGAEGNGDPLTGTGYRSIDVIGRGGVGEVHLAEHLELKKRVAVKVLRPQFHASERQMERLRREARALGALRHPNIVAVSDAGVTPSGQFFLVMERLVGCTLHTEMHIRRLPVSEALSTAIAVLSGLGEAHRAGFVHRDIKPGNIFLHTDGSERIPKILDFGVAKFLAPSAFARVPLTSQGQAVGTPLHMSPEQASGRPVDGRADLYAVGLLLYEMITGRGPFATRDPDQAMAAHVNETPAAPSSLAAEPVAAELDAIVLKALAKDPADRFQTAEEMADALAGVRRAIRQPVGWLATVGYDSSDPAAVKAAPRARAESPLPEPAAEPPPDNPTLQSAGAPGPLPADVSTTVRDDATPPAMPVGQAATVEHPAPPPARTLGVFALVLLVSAIVAAALMAWLFAGGSP; encoded by the coding sequence ATGGAACGTGCTGCTGCCGGTGCCGAGGGCAACGGCGACCCGCTGACCGGAACCGGATATCGAAGCATCGATGTCATCGGGCGAGGTGGCGTCGGCGAAGTTCACTTGGCGGAGCACTTGGAGCTGAAGAAGCGCGTGGCCGTAAAGGTGTTGCGGCCGCAGTTCCACGCTTCGGAGCGCCAGATGGAGCGCCTGCGGCGCGAGGCGCGCGCTCTCGGCGCGCTTCGGCATCCGAACATCGTTGCCGTGTCGGACGCTGGCGTCACGCCGTCCGGCCAGTTCTTCCTGGTCATGGAGCGTCTGGTCGGCTGCACGCTCCACACCGAGATGCACATCCGGCGCTTGCCGGTCTCCGAAGCGCTGTCCACCGCCATCGCCGTGCTGTCCGGCCTCGGGGAGGCGCACCGCGCAGGCTTCGTTCATCGGGACATCAAGCCGGGCAACATCTTCCTGCACACAGATGGCAGCGAACGCATCCCGAAGATCCTGGACTTCGGCGTGGCGAAGTTTCTGGCCCCAAGCGCCTTCGCCCGCGTCCCCCTCACCAGCCAGGGTCAGGCCGTCGGCACTCCGCTGCACATGTCTCCGGAGCAGGCAAGCGGCCGGCCGGTCGATGGTCGCGCGGATCTGTACGCCGTGGGTCTGCTCTTGTACGAGATGATCACCGGGCGCGGACCATTTGCCACGCGCGATCCGGATCAGGCCATGGCTGCCCACGTGAACGAGACGCCCGCAGCTCCTTCATCTCTTGCTGCGGAGCCCGTCGCTGCGGAGCTCGACGCGATCGTGCTCAAGGCGCTGGCCAAGGATCCCGCCGATCGCTTCCAGACGGCCGAGGAAATGGCGGACGCCCTCGCAGGGGTTCGGCGGGCCATCCGGCAGCCCGTGGGTTGGCTGGCAACAGTGGGCTACGACTCCTCCGACCCAGCCGCGGTGAAGGCCGCGCCGCGAGCACGGGCCGAGAGTCCCCTGCCCGAACCTGCCGCAGAACCGCCGCCGGACAACCCGACGCTCCAATCCGCGGGAGCGCCCGGACCGCTGCCGGCCGACGTCTCCACCACCGTCCGCGACGACGCGACGCCACCCGCCATGCCCGTGGGGCAAGCCGCGACCGTGGAACATCCCGCACCGCCGCCTGCACGCACGTTGGGTGTATTTGCTTTGGTGCTGTTGGTGAGCGCCATTGTCGCTGCTGCGCTCATGGCCTGGCTGTTTGCGGGAGGGTCGCCATGA
- a CDS encoding DUF559 domain-containing protein codes for MRHFHLTPRDIARQRAHVMRQHPTFSELKLWQALRASKLGVPFRRQFVIRRYIVDFAAPKVRLAVEVDGGYHAQRTAADARRDRDLRRAGWRVLRLDADLVVHHLPEAVARIRAALPP; via the coding sequence ATGCGTCACTTCCACCTCACCCCTCGCGACATCGCTCGCCAGCGCGCACACGTCATGCGCCAGCACCCCACCTTCAGTGAGCTCAAGCTCTGGCAAGCGCTCCGCGCCTCCAAGCTCGGCGTCCCCTTCCGCAGGCAATTCGTCATCCGTCGCTACATCGTTGACTTTGCCGCTCCCAAAGTGCGCTTGGCGGTGGAAGTGGATGGCGGCTACCACGCCCAGCGCACTGCCGCCGACGCTCGCAGGGACCGCGACCTCCGCCGGGCCGGCTGGCGCGTGCTGCGCTTGGACGCTGACCTGGTCGTCCATCATCTGCCAGAAGCTGTCGCTCGCATCCGCGCCGCCTTGCCGCCTTGA
- a CDS encoding SEC-C domain-containing protein yields MAGVDRNKPCPCGSGKKYKRCCAGKAESTRYTQQERDVALAILSELADDTDWEDVVAAVDDEMWGTVHDDEHPELGLVSDRFADWYMFFDYELDDDGLRMADLVLETDEITLPPGVLRYLRLARESVVRPYEATEVRAGVGLTLRNVLTGELTRVQERTASREIPPGAVLAVRVLPSGSGGEPVFDGEILPFLPQFRGRLMNHLRELAEEYEREIGPVDDAFFEDVTPLLHQYWVAQRNPPSLAFVVSRFNVTDTSAVSRALDADGSFERHAPDAPRWLWRGGETASGLVELTDDTLNLLTQFEAQAEQARTKLEAIAGTALSFRSIEHQDPKDVVPEPGSSVPLPKELRAVIQQKLDEHYRAWLDEPIPRLDGQTPRDAVKSDRLRPRVRDMLVELEQMYAQARETGEPAHDPAWMWQELQLQR; encoded by the coding sequence ATGGCCGGAGTGGACCGCAACAAGCCGTGCCCGTGTGGGTCGGGCAAGAAGTACAAGAGGTGCTGCGCGGGGAAGGCCGAGAGTACGCGCTACACGCAGCAAGAGCGCGACGTGGCCCTGGCCATATTGAGCGAGCTCGCGGACGACACGGATTGGGAGGACGTCGTCGCCGCGGTGGACGACGAGATGTGGGGAACGGTCCACGACGACGAGCATCCGGAGCTCGGCCTGGTGAGCGATCGCTTCGCCGATTGGTACATGTTCTTCGACTACGAGCTCGACGACGACGGTCTACGCATGGCGGATCTGGTGCTCGAGACGGACGAGATCACTCTGCCTCCCGGTGTGCTGCGCTACTTGCGCCTCGCGCGCGAGAGCGTGGTGCGCCCCTACGAAGCCACCGAGGTGCGCGCCGGCGTGGGGCTCACGCTCCGGAACGTGCTGACCGGCGAGCTGACCCGCGTGCAAGAGCGCACGGCGTCCCGCGAGATCCCTCCCGGCGCGGTGCTGGCGGTGCGGGTATTGCCAAGCGGCAGCGGCGGCGAGCCCGTGTTCGACGGAGAAATCTTGCCGTTCCTGCCGCAGTTCCGCGGGCGCCTGATGAACCATCTGCGGGAGCTGGCGGAGGAGTACGAACGCGAGATCGGCCCAGTGGACGACGCCTTCTTCGAAGACGTGACGCCGCTCTTGCATCAGTACTGGGTGGCGCAGCGTAATCCGCCGTCGCTCGCCTTCGTCGTGTCACGCTTCAACGTCACGGACACCTCCGCCGTGAGCCGCGCGTTGGACGCCGACGGGAGCTTCGAACGACACGCGCCCGACGCGCCGCGCTGGCTCTGGCGAGGTGGAGAAACGGCCTCGGGCCTCGTCGAGCTCACCGACGACACCCTGAACCTCCTCACACAGTTCGAGGCCCAGGCGGAGCAAGCCCGGACGAAGCTGGAGGCCATCGCCGGCACGGCCCTCAGCTTTCGCAGCATCGAGCACCAGGATCCCAAGGATGTCGTCCCCGAGCCCGGCTCCTCCGTGCCGCTTCCAAAAGAACTTCGTGCGGTCATCCAGCAGAAGCTCGACGAGCACTATCGCGCTTGGCTGGACGAGCCCATTCCCCGCCTCGACGGCCAGACACCCCGCGACGCCGTGAAGAGCGACAGGCTTCGCCCGCGCGTGCGCGACATGCTGGTCGAGCTGGAACAGATGTACGCCCAAGCGCGAGAGACCGGCGAGCCCGCCCACGACCCTGCCTGGATGTGGCAAGAGCTCCAGCTACAGCGCTGA
- a CDS encoding nucleotidyltransferase domain-containing protein, translating into MSTTPLADADALFPKARREVIGLLFGHPDQEFYLREIVEATGLGLGHVQRELARLSAADILTRVQRGRSVFFQANPECPIFEELRGIAMKTTGAAAVLRRAMAPLANRIRVAFIFGSVARREQKAESDVDLLVIGDVSFADVVGCIRETEAKLRREVNPVVYSPTEASAKLATRNHFLTKVLASEKLYLVGGDDELLALPTR; encoded by the coding sequence TTGAGTACAACGCCCCTAGCTGACGCGGACGCGCTCTTCCCCAAAGCTCGACGGGAAGTCATTGGCCTCCTCTTTGGTCATCCGGATCAGGAGTTCTACCTGCGGGAGATTGTGGAAGCGACCGGGCTGGGTCTTGGACACGTGCAGCGGGAGCTCGCCCGGCTGAGTGCCGCTGACATCCTGACTCGGGTACAGCGTGGCCGCAGCGTCTTCTTCCAGGCCAACCCAGAGTGCCCGATCTTCGAGGAGCTTCGCGGGATCGCGATGAAGACGACCGGCGCGGCCGCCGTTCTGCGGCGGGCGATGGCACCGCTGGCGAACCGCATCCGAGTTGCCTTCATCTTCGGGTCCGTGGCTCGCAGGGAGCAAAAGGCTGAAAGCGACGTCGACTTGCTGGTGATCGGCGATGTCTCGTTCGCCGATGTCGTGGGATGCATTCGCGAGACCGAGGCGAAGCTGCGCCGAGAGGTGAACCCCGTTGTCTACTCTCCTACAGAAGCTTCGGCGAAGCTCGCAACTCGAAATCACTTTTTGACGAAGGTCTTGGCAAGCGAGAAGCTGTACCTGGTGGGTGGCGACGATGAGCTTCTCGCGCTACCGACACGTTGA
- a CDS encoding PEGA domain-containing protein, translated as MRAFPSTGDARKKKAAVEALLVKAKQHVAEVTVTVSQDGADVLLDGAAVGRSPLEAPLYLDAGEHRLSARAHGFEDATETVAVTAGSVKSVSLQLEAETPKPAGGGGAGGAGAGSGAGGGAAAPGGGKSPDGGVSARTVVLASGAVLTVASAAVAVGFMAKANGHQSDADKLLADAKTQFGSATPCSDAGRGSSLCQNIADASQQRADANRVEGFAWIATGVFATATVATFLLWTPSADHDSARARRFELSPALGSKMFGGTVRARF; from the coding sequence TTGCGGGCGTTTCCGTCGACGGGTGACGCGCGCAAGAAGAAAGCCGCCGTGGAGGCGCTGTTGGTGAAGGCGAAGCAGCACGTGGCGGAGGTGACGGTGACGGTGAGTCAAGACGGCGCGGACGTGCTGCTCGACGGAGCGGCCGTTGGGCGCTCGCCGCTGGAGGCGCCACTGTACCTGGACGCCGGCGAGCATCGGCTCAGCGCGCGAGCGCACGGTTTTGAGGACGCGACGGAAACGGTCGCGGTGACGGCGGGTAGCGTGAAGAGCGTCTCGCTGCAGCTCGAGGCCGAGACGCCGAAGCCGGCAGGGGGTGGAGGCGCGGGCGGGGCCGGTGCGGGTTCCGGAGCTGGCGGAGGGGCTGCCGCGCCGGGTGGCGGGAAGAGCCCGGATGGCGGAGTCTCGGCACGCACCGTGGTGCTTGCGAGCGGAGCGGTGTTGACCGTGGCGTCGGCTGCTGTGGCCGTGGGATTCATGGCGAAGGCGAACGGGCACCAGAGCGACGCGGACAAGTTGCTCGCGGACGCGAAGACGCAGTTCGGGAGCGCTACGCCGTGCTCAGATGCGGGCCGGGGTAGCTCGCTTTGTCAAAACATCGCAGACGCAAGCCAGCAGCGTGCAGACGCGAACCGAGTGGAGGGCTTTGCCTGGATAGCAACTGGGGTGTTTGCGACCGCGACCGTTGCGACGTTCCTGCTGTGGACGCCGAGTGCCGACCACGACAGCGCGCGGGCGAGGCGATTTGAGCTGTCGCCAGCTCTTGGGTCCAAGATGTTTGGCGGCACGGTTCGAGCCCGATTCTGA
- a CDS encoding SDR family oxidoreductase, whose protein sequence is MRCLVTGGAGFIGSHLVRALLDRGDEVVVLDNLSTGRLENLSEVMSRISFIKGDLTAPADVDRATEGANLVFHQAALPSVPRSMKDPISSHDANATGTLNVLWAAQRFGVTRVVSASSSSVYGDTERLPKEETMELFPKSPYAATKLAVELYSQTFTRAYGLETVCLRYFNVFGPRQDPNSPYAAVIPIWLRRMSEGLPPQIYGDGKQSRDFTFIDNVVQANLSAASAPKASGLAFNVAAGERVVLLDMARELMRRYGYEGEPEHTAPREGDITHSWADVNRAKELLGYDPKVDWQTGLDRTIAWFRAT, encoded by the coding sequence ATGCGTTGTCTCGTTACCGGCGGAGCCGGGTTCATTGGCTCTCACTTGGTTCGTGCGTTGCTGGATCGCGGGGACGAGGTCGTCGTGCTCGATAACCTCTCCACGGGTCGCCTCGAGAACCTCTCCGAGGTGATGAGCCGCATCAGCTTCATCAAGGGCGACCTCACCGCGCCCGCCGACGTGGACCGCGCGACGGAGGGCGCGAACCTGGTGTTCCACCAGGCGGCGCTGCCCTCCGTGCCGCGCTCCATGAAGGACCCGATTTCGTCCCACGACGCCAACGCCACCGGCACGCTCAACGTGCTGTGGGCGGCGCAGCGCTTCGGCGTCACGCGAGTGGTGAGCGCGTCGTCGTCGTCGGTGTACGGCGACACGGAACGGCTGCCCAAGGAGGAGACCATGGAGCTCTTCCCCAAGTCGCCCTACGCCGCCACCAAGCTCGCCGTGGAGCTCTACAGCCAGACGTTCACCCGGGCCTACGGTCTGGAAACAGTGTGCCTGCGCTACTTCAACGTGTTCGGGCCCCGGCAAGATCCAAACTCGCCCTACGCCGCGGTGATCCCGATCTGGCTCCGCCGCATGTCGGAAGGCCTGCCGCCGCAGATCTACGGTGACGGCAAGCAGTCGCGGGACTTCACTTTCATCGACAACGTGGTGCAGGCGAACCTGTCGGCGGCCTCGGCCCCCAAGGCTTCGGGCCTCGCGTTCAACGTGGCCGCCGGGGAGCGCGTGGTGCTGCTGGACATGGCGCGGGAGCTGATGCGCCGCTACGGCTACGAGGGCGAGCCGGAGCACACGGCGCCGCGCGAAGGCGACATCACGCACTCCTGGGCGGACGTGAACCGCGCCAAGGAGCTCCTCGGTTACGATCCGAAGGTGGACTGGCAGACCGGGCTCGACCGCACCATCGCCTGGTTCCGCGCGACGTGA
- a CDS encoding protein kinase: MSVHSATLDPRVNALEQERGPLDPGQRFENFEIVGLLGSGGTAFVYEGYQEFLDRRVAIKVIPGKAEKAAEFRRRARAEAIVLSRIRHPNVVQVFDAGVTSDGALIYIIMERLIGRPLRDVLIALRALSVPEALVVGAQVCDAVEAAHRLGAIHRDLKPENIFIENGNHARVLDFGIAKFLDSGGFQTTDKYRWQGTPLYMSPEQLQGRQVTVRTDIYALGTLLYEALAGGHPCLNGIETPTHTELGWIQIGHVPPPLTELVPTIPDYVARVVQRAIAKAPENRYGSMHEFGIALRDAERRFTLEAERRRFATALRDLVGETNRARPGQAAFAGADTEQSPSLPPETTQEMLPPVVPPAALKNRDTVRLFALPSPGAGQGAPTPVVLERERIDAPPVAPAVVPARRAPAPSRASAAAPAPPPQPPQQLVGSPRKQAKPVSTARRPSPAARSKFEALAARALATPARAALVACVLGTAIAVPTSIGVNLAKRARQAKASPPASVVASSTVAPPVASGAPSPEPVPAPAALSAALPATSTRPASPAATAPTKAAPPATKGAELWFPVDSQRPKPAAVPPAEPINGDRSGADLPGEPINADPPRTARKPGGSAAGQQSPPHKALPGSGL, translated from the coding sequence ATGAGCGTACATTCCGCTACACTCGACCCTCGAGTGAACGCCCTAGAGCAGGAGCGCGGTCCCCTCGACCCGGGGCAGCGATTCGAGAACTTCGAAATCGTCGGGCTCTTGGGCAGCGGCGGCACGGCCTTCGTCTACGAGGGGTACCAGGAGTTTCTCGATCGCCGCGTCGCCATCAAGGTCATCCCCGGCAAGGCCGAGAAGGCCGCCGAGTTCCGCCGCCGCGCCCGCGCCGAAGCCATCGTGCTCTCCCGCATTCGGCACCCGAATGTGGTGCAGGTCTTCGACGCGGGCGTCACCTCAGACGGCGCGTTGATCTACATCATCATGGAACGGCTCATCGGTCGGCCGCTCCGGGACGTGCTCATCGCGCTACGGGCGCTGTCGGTACCCGAAGCGCTCGTGGTGGGCGCCCAGGTCTGCGATGCGGTGGAGGCGGCGCACCGGTTGGGCGCCATCCACCGCGATCTGAAGCCCGAGAACATCTTCATCGAGAACGGCAATCACGCCCGCGTGCTGGACTTCGGGATCGCCAAGTTCCTGGATAGCGGAGGCTTCCAGACCACCGACAAGTACCGCTGGCAGGGCACGCCGCTGTACATGAGCCCCGAGCAGCTGCAGGGCCGGCAGGTGACCGTCCGCACCGACATCTACGCCCTGGGTACGCTGCTGTACGAAGCGCTCGCCGGTGGCCACCCCTGTCTCAATGGGATCGAGACGCCGACGCACACGGAGCTGGGCTGGATCCAGATCGGCCACGTGCCACCGCCCCTCACGGAGCTGGTGCCCACCATTCCGGACTACGTGGCGCGTGTGGTGCAGCGAGCTATCGCCAAGGCGCCGGAGAACCGCTACGGATCCATGCACGAATTCGGCATCGCCCTGCGAGATGCCGAACGCCGCTTCACGCTCGAAGCCGAGCGCCGGCGCTTCGCCACCGCGCTTCGGGATCTGGTGGGCGAGACCAACAGGGCGAGGCCCGGACAAGCCGCCTTTGCGGGTGCGGATACAGAACAGAGTCCGTCGCTTCCGCCCGAGACCACGCAGGAGATGCTGCCGCCCGTGGTGCCCCCCGCCGCGCTGAAGAACCGCGACACGGTGCGGCTGTTCGCGCTGCCGTCGCCCGGCGCTGGGCAGGGCGCCCCAACGCCGGTCGTGCTCGAGCGCGAGCGCATCGACGCGCCGCCCGTCGCGCCCGCCGTGGTTCCCGCTCGCCGCGCCCCTGCGCCCTCTCGCGCTAGCGCCGCGGCTCCGGCGCCGCCGCCACAGCCTCCCCAGCAGCTTGTTGGTTCGCCGCGGAAACAAGCCAAGCCAGTCAGCACCGCGCGCCGGCCGTCGCCAGCGGCGCGCTCGAAGTTCGAAGCCCTCGCTGCGCGCGCACTCGCTACCCCTGCGCGTGCGGCCCTCGTCGCCTGCGTGCTTGGAACTGCGATCGCGGTGCCCACGAGTATCGGAGTGAATCTCGCGAAGCGGGCGCGGCAGGCAAAAGCATCGCCGCCTGCGTCCGTCGTGGCGTCGTCCACTGTGGCGCCGCCCGTCGCGTCTGGTGCGCCGAGCCCTGAGCCAGTACCAGCGCCGGCCGCACTGTCGGCAGCCCTGCCTGCCACGTCCACGAGACCAGCGTCGCCGGCTGCAACGGCCCCGACGAAGGCAGCCCCGCCTGCGACAAAAGGCGCCGAACTCTGGTTTCCCGTCGATTCACAACGACCGAAGCCGGCGGCGGTGCCGCCCGCCGAGCCCATCAACGGCGATCGCTCGGGAGCCGACTTGCCCGGCGAGCCCATCAACGCGGATCCGCCGCGCACAGCTCGCAAACCCGGAGGTTCCGCGGCGGGCCAACAATCCCCACCCCACAAGGCGTTGCCCGGCTCGGGCCTGTAG